The DNA region AGCAACTGAGCTGCAAGAGGCATGTAAACAAATACAGAGGAGGATATCAAAATGAAGAAGGAACACCTTGAAGAAGATAACAAAAGTGAACAGAAAAGTTGGTTATACCATTCCACATGTGTATATTCTCCATTTAACAATTATGTATAGCCATCATGAACTATAGCTAGATCATTTTGATGATATTAGTCATAACCACTAAGGAACGGTAGTAATAGTGAAATGAAATTACACAGTGAGGCTCAGTTGTAAAGAATAATATCTTCTATTCAAAAGGCATACAGTCTCATAACTCCCCAGTGGTCACATACTTCCAAGCTCACGGTACTACCTACATTTGCTACATTCTCTTACAgtaaaatgaaattaatattttaccCCTTCAAGTTATACTCTACAACTACGTCAAGCATGTACATGTATGTTGGATATGACATAAAAAAAGATGTTATTTTTCTAAATAACATGACTAAGTGGCCCAATGCCTAATTCGTCCTCTATGTCATCGTCCTCTTCAAACAGCTTCAAGAAACGAGCTTGATCTTGCTGCCTTTTCTTTCGCTTCCAATATTTGTAAACAGTGACTGCTCCAAGAACTAAAACCATTGACGCTAAAGCACAGATAAGCAGCACTAGAGCCCAGTGCATTCTCTTTCCCCCTTTTTGTGAGCCAGATGAGTGATTAGAAGCTAGAGAAACAACGCAATAGAACTAACAATTAGTACTGAGCATATAAGTAAACCAACTCCACAAATTCGCGGAAGCAAAAAAATCTTCAATCTATAAATAGAGCCCAGATAAGAAAAATCTTAAGGAATTTCCTTTAACATCTAAAGATTAAAACTGCAGGGTATTAGTGACTTATTCTACATCACCACATCAACAGCCCGACCTCTATTGCATCAGCTAACAAAATGTACCAGAGAGAACTACAAAAAGGAATACCATAAGGAACTAGAAGACTAACCACCACCACGAGGGACACACTCTGGGCACAAAAATGTGGCATTGAGCTCTTTCTTTAAGAAATGAACATACTTCCCATCAAGATCAGTAAAATCAGAAGCACATAACTCCCACTCATCAAAAGTATCATCAGGCTTTATTGTATCCTTCTCATAGATCCCGCATCGTTTGCACTTTTTATCTGTAAGCTCTGTCAAAGGCTAAAACATAAAATGCACTCAACATCAAATTCTGGAAGGAGATATATCTTATGCCATGCACATCATATTAGTATAAACCTGGATAATCTCTACAACAGAAATTCACAAGCTCTAGAGCAACACGCATAATTTTTGAAATATACTGATAGAAGTTGAAAATAATGCATAACAACTTCCATGACCCACATGCTAATTTCTAGATGTGATTCCTCCCCATCATGCAACACAAATATCTCAGTCCCTGCTATCTTTTGTTTCTGTTAAATCATTTTCCATTAAAATATTCCCACATGTAGCACTCAACAACCATTAAACAGTTCCCAGCACAACTTTTCAAACCAACCACTAAATAGGAAACTATAATTTCTACACCCAAAAAGAGTAAGACATGACACTCCCTGCCAAACATTAACCCAACTGAAGCAGTTGCAGCCAAAAGTTGAAAAGAAGAGTTATGACTACAGTTCACAGGTGGGAGGGTGCTGCAGGTTTACAACTAAATTTTGTAATTTGCAATAGGTATCGTCTAACTAGGAAGTAAGTTAGCAAAGACCAGCTGTGTAGAAATTCCTTTGAAAATGCAATGAACCAACACTTTGGCAAAATGTAGGTAAAAGGTTCACCAACCTTAGGGAGTAAcaggt from Nicotiana tabacum cultivar K326 chromosome 24, ASM71507v2, whole genome shotgun sequence includes:
- the LOC107825891 gene encoding uncharacterized protein LOC107825891; amino-acid sequence: MHHCLSPRILIVFILCSSLFLRWLPGLVIAAVVTLDSIQIYKKHELFGSKPTVFFQCKGENKTILPDVKKKHVLYTFKGEESWQPLTELTDKKCKRCGIYEKDTIKPDDTFDEWELCASDFTDLDGKYVHFLKKELNATFLCPECVPRGGASNHSSGSQKGGKRMHWALVLLICALASMVLVLGAVTVYKYWKRKKRQQDQARFLKLFEEDDDIEDELGIGPLSHVI